Within Mucilaginibacter inviolabilis, the genomic segment GTCGTCAAAATAGCCTACCAGTATTTTTGGTGATTTCACTACATCGCCGCTGATGGTTCCGTGAGCGATATTATCGCGGGTTACACTGTTTTCGGTGTACCCAGCCCAAACCTGGATGGCATTGCCACTATCGGCTTTGGCGGTGCTGCGGATACCGGTTTTCCATACTTCGTGCTCGATGGAGCCTGCCACAAAACCGGCGCGGCTGTCGTTGCTGTACACGGCCCCTACTTCGGAGCTCATATTGCTGAACGGAGCAGTAAACGGTTTGGCGTTATAACGGATAAAAGTGTCATTATCAAAAGGTACAAAAATGCTGCGCGCATCGCCGGTAATGGCAGCTATATTGCCCGAGAACGGGATGATGGAATTGGTCTGCAATCCCTTGCCAGATGCCTCTATCTGGGTGATAAAATACTCGTGGCCAGGGTAAGTGTAAAACACCTGTTTGATAGGGTTAAGACCTTTACCGCTTAGCGTGATGGTGTGTTTAACACCCTTGCCAAAACCATCGGTAACAGCGGCTTTGGTATAGGTGCGGGAGGTATAATCTTTGGTAGAAACAGTTTTACCATTTAGTGAGATACTGGCATTTACCTTGTTGTATACCAGTATTTTACCCTTAACTACCGAATACAGTCCGCTTTTCAGATCGTAGGCAATGGCGTTACCGGTACCGTAGGGTATGATAACCTGTCCTGTGCCCGGCGATTTAAGCGCCTGCGCCGAAACTTTATTTACAAATGGCAAAGCCAGTAGTAGTGCGAACACTAGAACCGGCCTGGCTATTTTTTGGATGGATTGTCTTGTTGCTGTTGCAATAGGCTTCATGTATAGTTTAAATTGTTTAGCTTTTTTGGGCGGTAATATTTTTGATCACGCCGTTTATTTTCACCTTCACACCGCGCGGATTGGGCGAGGTGACTTTATATGTGGTGACCTTGCCATCCTTCCAGGCAAAATCAACAGTAAAGTTGCCGCGGGCTTTGAGGCCTTTTACAGAGCCGGATGCTTTCCAGCTATCGGGCACGGCGGGCAGCAGATCGATATAACCGGCGTGGCTTTGGATGAGCATTTCGGCTATACCGGCGGTAGTACCAAAATTACCATCGATCTGGAACGGAGGTCCGGCAGAAAGCAGGTTGGGATAAATACCACCGCCCGAGCCATAATTGATATCGGTACGGGTGGTTGGTTTCATGATCTCGGTAAACAGCTTGTAAGCGCGGTTACCATCATGCAGCCTTGCCCAGAATAATAGTTTGTAGGCGATAGACCAGCTCGGCCCGTCGTCGCCACGAACGTTGAGTGTTTTCTTGGCAGCTTCCGCGAGTTCGGGTGTGCCATCCGATGTAATTTCGGATGCTGGGTAGATACCGTACAGGTGCGAAATATGGCGGTGCTGAGGTTCGGTTTCCTGATAATCTTCCATCCATTCCTGGATGCGGCCATTTTTACTGATTACACCGGGAGGCGGGATCTGTTTAAGGCGTAATTTCAAGGTATCGCTGAATGATTTATCAATCCCCAAAGTTTCAGAAGCAGTAATTACATTGGCGAATAATTCGCGCATGATCTGGTTATCAATAGTAGCGCCGATACAAATACTGGCATGCCGGCCACTCCCATCAGGCATCACAAAACTATTCTCGGGCGATGAAGACGGCGCTGTAACCAGGTAACCGCTTTTAGGATCTTTGATGAGGATACTGCTGTAAAACTGTGCAGACCCTTTTAAAATAGGATAAATGCTTTTTAAATATGCCTTATCGTTACTGAAGGCATAGTGATCCCAAAGGTTGCTGCACAGCCAGCCCGATCCGGCTTTGGTTACACCCCAGGAAGCACTTTCGCCGGGCTCTGTCCAGCCCCAAACGTTAGTGATTACGTGGGCCACCCAACCATCGGCATTGTAGTAAGCTTTGGCGGTACGTTCGCCGGGTTTAACGAGGCCACGCACCAGTTCAACCAGGGGCAGGTTCAGTTCGGATAGATTGGATACCTCTACCGGGAAATGGTTCATCTGTACGTTCACATCCAGGTGGTAATCGCCGTTCCAGGGAGTATGGATCTGATTAGCCCAAAGGCCCTGCAAGTTTGGCGGCAGCAGACCCACACGCGTACTGCTGATACTCAGATACCTGCCGAATTGAAAAAACAACACCGGCATATCTTTATGATTACCCGGTTGCTTATGAAAGCTGATCAGCTGCTGATCGGTAGTTTCGGTGCTTTCCGGTGATCCTAAATTGATGTCGACACGGTTAAACAGTTTTTGAAAATTGGCGATATGCTGTTGTTTTTGCGCAGCATAAGGCTTTTTTATAGCGGCATCCAGATCGCGCTGGATCCTTTGTTTAAAATCGGGCTTGCGGAAATCGGTGGCTGCCGATACGTAAATGATCACCTCGGTAGCATTTTTTATCACCAGGCTGTTGGTGGTGCTGCTGAGCGTACCGCCGGTTAATTTGGCTTTAACGCTGGCCTGGTATTGCATGCCGTTGCCATCGGTACCGTTATCCAGCCTGCCCTGCAATAACAAGGTGTTGCCGCTGGTGCTGGTAGCTGAACGTTCGGGGCGGGAAATGTTGATACTGAAATTGAGCTTGCCGGGTTTATCCGCCGTAAGCCTGATCATGTCCACATCATCGCCAAAACTGGTGAAGTATTCGCGTTTGTAGGTAACGCCATCAACCTGGTAGTTGGTATTGGCTACCGCTGTAGGTAAGGACAAGGACCTTTGGTAATTGGTAACCTTGGCATCGGGTTTACCATAGTCAAACTTCAGGTCCAGATCACCCAAAACCTGGTAGCAGCCCCAGCGTGCGCCACCCGAGCCCGGGCCTTTGCACACAAAATCTTTGTCGATCAAAGCCTGCGCTTCTACATTTTTACCGGCCAGCAACAGCTCCTTTATCTGCGGCAGCTGTTTATAAGCCTCGTAATTGTTGGCATCCTGTACTGAGCCCGACCATAAGGTAATGTCATTCAGTACGATCTTTTCATCGTTCACGCCGCCGTCGGGCATCATGCCCAGCCTGCCGTTGCCCAGGGGCAGGGTTTCTTCCCAAACGGCGGCGGGTTTGTCGTAATGCAATCTCAACGCTTGTTTTTGCGCAAAACTGAGCGTTGAGGTTAATAACAATATACTTGTTATGGATGTGAGACGTTTGGATATCATTAGTTTTAAGTAATTAGGCTTTGGTGGGTATTACCGGGATGCTCTGCGCGCTTTTGTCTAGATCCAGAACAATCACCGAGCAATTTTCATCGGGCATGGTAACTGGCAGGTTAATCTGATAATTGTTTTTATCTGCTTTAAGAGTCACTGCAGCCCCATTCATAAAATAGGATTTGGTGATCCTTACACCCGGAATAGCGGGAATAGTGAGCACTCCATCCTTACGCTGAAAAACATGCAGGTATATTTTATTACCCTTACGAGTGGCCCCGTAAACAGCATTTGGTGCGTAAGGTCCTCCTTGGGTACTGTAAATGCTTTCGCCGTATTGTTTTAACCAATCGCCCATTTCCTGCAGGCGTTTTATCTGCCGGGCCTCCATGTGTCCATCCATGGCCGGGCCAACATTGAATAACAGGTTACCATTGCCGGCTGCGGTAGTTACCAGCGTTTGGATGCATTGTTTCAGGGACTTCATCTGGTCGTTGGGTTTCCAGGCCCATTGATTACAAATGGTGATGCAGCTTTCCCAGGGCTCGTTCATATTGATCTCCCCTATGCGTTGCTCGGGGGTTAAAAAATCACCTACCGATTCCTCGTTCAGTTTTTCGCTGATCTTACCCAGTCTGTTGTTGACGATCACATTGGCGTCAACACTTTTGATGAACTGGTATATTTCTTTGCCATCTTCTTTTGTCCATGGCTTTTCCCAGTAGCCATCAAACCACAGCATAAAAGGTTTGTATTTGGTGATCACTTCCTTCAGCTCGTTTTTCATGCGGGTTTTAAAGGCCGTCATATCGCCCTTAACATTTTTGGTAGAGTCGTAAGGGTTGTGGATGGGGTAATCAGGGTCGTGCCAGTCTAACACGGTAAAGTAGATACAGAAAGTTACACCCTGTTTTTTACAAGCCTGTGCCAGCTCACCCACGATATCTCTTTTAAATGGCGAATTGGATACGTTATAATCAGAAAAAGCGGTTGGCCATAAGCAAAAGCCATCATGATGTTTGGCGGTGATGGTGAGGTATTTCATACCGGCATCCTTGGCGGTTTTCACCCAGGCATCGGCATTGAACAATCTGGGATCAAACTCATGGTACAGGTTGTCATAATCAACCTGGGCTACCTCTTTATTGCGGCTCCAGCCAATTTCGGTACCGCGCTGGGTTACCGGGCCAAAATGAATGAACATACCAAAACGCTTGTCCATAAACTGATCCATCACCGCTTTTGGGGTTTTAACCTCCTGGGCAAACGCCGTGCAAATGCTTAATGCCAGGGCCATGATCAGAGCCGCTTTTTTCTTTATCATATTCAGGGTTTATTTGTTGTTTACCAAAAAATGAACGATCCTGCAGGCATGCCCCTTGCTCGCATTGTTCTTTTTATCGCTGATCTTGATTTTCAGCATATGATTGCCATTGCTCAAATTATCGCCCAGTAAATGATAAATGGGCAGATGCAACCAGCTGCTGAACTCGGTGAACAGGTCCTTATCTTTATAAGGGCCATTATCTACCGCGTAGGATATCGTGCCCGCGTCGCCACCGGCTACTACGGCAATACCTACCGCGTTACCTTTAAATGGGAGTGTTAATTCTGCCCCCGGTTCATCGGCATTCAATACCGGCACATGCACAAAACCCGGGCGGGTGGAAAGACCATCCTTCGGATTCCAATCGGGTGTGATCTGCCAACCTTTGCCCAGCTTGGCATTAGCCAGGTCATAATAGCTGCCATTTTCATAGCGGGCCTTATCAATTACCTGGGGTACAGGCATTTTAAACGGCACTTTGTATTTAGCCTCCACACACTCCTGCAACAGCGTCCGGATGGTGGCGAAATAGAGCTCCTGCCCGTAATAGGCCGGGTGGATGTCTTTAAAATCATCATTCCAGGTAAGCTCCTTATTTTTGATCTTGTCGTTCACTTCCAGCGCCAGGTTTACATAGGGCAGGTTATAGTGTTTGGCTATCAGTTCATGGTTAAATAATTCGGGCGATAACTTGCCTTTGGCATAGTTTTCCATTTTTTGCTGATCGACAAAGGCCATCAGGATTACGTCGGTATAAGGATTGGCATTGCGGGCATGCCTTACAATACCTTCCAAAGCACGTACCTGTGTGGTGCTGTCGGTACCGCGATCGTTTACGGCCGCCTCTAAAAACAGCAGGTCGGTTTTACCCGAATCCAGGATATCACGCTGCACGCGGAATGCATGCGGCAAACTACCTAAGGATGGTATACCGGCGGCTATAAAATGAAAATCAGTTTCGGGATAAGTTTCTTTCAGATACCGGCAGATCTTGTTGCGCCAACCCGGGTTAAAGGTGATCGATCCGCCCAGGAACGAAACTGTGGCCTTCTTTTTAACCGTTACCGTGTAATAAAAATTATTGAGCTTGCTGGCTGTGGTTACATAATTGCTGTACGGCAGCGCGTTTTTTACGGGGTACGAATTGCTGTAGATAAAATCGGCATAATAACCGGGGCGATCAATTTTAACGTGATGTCCCTGCAGCTCCACAGGCCCCTGGGTTATAGGCTGAATGCTCACCGGGCCACCCAAAGCCAGGTAATTTTTAGCGAAGATATAGGTATTTTCATCGGGCGGAACCAACTTATCGTTTAAGCCGATAGTATGCAGCACCGGCACGCGGAACGAGGCCAGCCCTTCCAGGTTATCTATCGGGTTATCTTTATAAGCCAATGCCTGCTCTTCGGTAAAATGATATACCTCTTTCAGCTCTTTCCAACTATTGGCATCACCGGGGCCTTTACCTTTGCCACCGGGCCAGCTTTTAAAATCGCAAACCGGTGTTTCGCCATAAATACAACTTACCTTATCCGGATTACGCTTAGCCCAGCCATATACATACAAACCGCCACGGCTTACGGCTTCTAACGCCACCTTGTGGGCGAATGCTTGCTTTTCTGTTAAATAGGCATAAAATTTATCCCAAACCTGTAAGGCCTGCGGAGCGCCATATTGATTATCTACATTAACAAAGGCCACATAAAAACCCCGGGTAAGCAATATGCTGTCGATTTCGGTATGCCAATCCGGGAACGAGGCGCGCCATACCCAGGGATTGCCCGGTAGAGGGTGCGCGGGCTTTACATAATAAGCGTCGTGCCCGTCGATGTTAATGGTTACTTTTTCAAAACCCTTCCAAAGGGTGTTTTTGTCCTGAGCTTTTACCGGTAAAAAAGCCCCCAGGGTTATGGTTAAAATAAATAAGTATTTAAATTTTATCATGCCTTGCATCCTATAATACTGTTATAATGGTTTTCGCCGGATGGCTTTTTTACTGGTTTGGTAAATGTATTGGCTAATTATATCTCAAAAAATGGATAAATCTTTGAAATAGATGGACAATCCCCTTTGCCTCATCTTTCGCAGGCGACTCACCCCGTCTACGCTTCGCTGGACGACCCTCTCTTCGCCTGCGGCGGAAAGAGGGTTTGGAAAACATTTTGTCATGCTGAATGGAATGAAGCATCTGCTATTGAACTTTTTAATTGTAGAATAGATACTTCGTTCCTCAGGATGACAAAAAGAAAGGCGATCCCCTCTTTCCGCCGCAGGCGAAGAGAGGGTGATCAAGCGAAGCGATGATCGGGTGAGTCGATTCTGCGGCGTTATCAATTCCCCACAAAATCATAAACCTTCCCCTTCTCTGTCTTAAAGCTGTAAGCCACATCATTACCAGCCCCATCAGTTTTTGAAACCTGTGAAGCAGTTTTTAAAGCATTAGGGCTTTGCAGTTTACATTCGCCGCCGGCCAATGATTTGATACTAAGCTTAACAATTTTGCCGTC encodes:
- a CDS encoding glycoside hydrolase family 95 protein, which translates into the protein MISKRLTSITSILLLTSTLSFAQKQALRLHYDKPAAVWEETLPLGNGRLGMMPDGGVNDEKIVLNDITLWSGSVQDANNYEAYKQLPQIKELLLAGKNVEAQALIDKDFVCKGPGSGGARWGCYQVLGDLDLKFDYGKPDAKVTNYQRSLSLPTAVANTNYQVDGVTYKREYFTSFGDDVDMIRLTADKPGKLNFSINISRPERSATSTSGNTLLLQGRLDNGTDGNGMQYQASVKAKLTGGTLSSTTNSLVIKNATEVIIYVSAATDFRKPDFKQRIQRDLDAAIKKPYAAQKQQHIANFQKLFNRVDINLGSPESTETTDQQLISFHKQPGNHKDMPVLFFQFGRYLSISSTRVGLLPPNLQGLWANQIHTPWNGDYHLDVNVQMNHFPVEVSNLSELNLPLVELVRGLVKPGERTAKAYYNADGWVAHVITNVWGWTEPGESASWGVTKAGSGWLCSNLWDHYAFSNDKAYLKSIYPILKGSAQFYSSILIKDPKSGYLVTAPSSSPENSFVMPDGSGRHASICIGATIDNQIMRELFANVITASETLGIDKSFSDTLKLRLKQIPPPGVISKNGRIQEWMEDYQETEPQHRHISHLYGIYPASEITSDGTPELAEAAKKTLNVRGDDGPSWSIAYKLLFWARLHDGNRAYKLFTEIMKPTTRTDINYGSGGGIYPNLLSAGPPFQIDGNFGTTAGIAEMLIQSHAGYIDLLPAVPDSWKASGSVKGLKARGNFTVDFAWKDGKVTTYKVTSPNPRGVKVKINGVIKNITAQKS
- a CDS encoding alpha-L-fucosidase, whose amino-acid sequence is MIKKKAALIMALALSICTAFAQEVKTPKAVMDQFMDKRFGMFIHFGPVTQRGTEIGWSRNKEVAQVDYDNLYHEFDPRLFNADAWVKTAKDAGMKYLTITAKHHDGFCLWPTAFSDYNVSNSPFKRDIVGELAQACKKQGVTFCIYFTVLDWHDPDYPIHNPYDSTKNVKGDMTAFKTRMKNELKEVITKYKPFMLWFDGYWEKPWTKEDGKEIYQFIKSVDANVIVNNRLGKISEKLNEESVGDFLTPEQRIGEINMNEPWESCITICNQWAWKPNDQMKSLKQCIQTLVTTAAGNGNLLFNVGPAMDGHMEARQIKRLQEMGDWLKQYGESIYSTQGGPYAPNAVYGATRKGNKIYLHVFQRKDGVLTIPAIPGVRITKSYFMNGAAVTLKADKNNYQINLPVTMPDENCSVIVLDLDKSAQSIPVIPTKA
- a CDS encoding SGNH/GDSL hydrolase family protein; translation: MIKFKYLFILTITLGAFLPVKAQDKNTLWKGFEKVTINIDGHDAYYVKPAHPLPGNPWVWRASFPDWHTEIDSILLTRGFYVAFVNVDNQYGAPQALQVWDKFYAYLTEKQAFAHKVALEAVSRGGLYVYGWAKRNPDKVSCIYGETPVCDFKSWPGGKGKGPGDANSWKELKEVYHFTEEQALAYKDNPIDNLEGLASFRVPVLHTIGLNDKLVPPDENTYIFAKNYLALGGPVSIQPITQGPVELQGHHVKIDRPGYYADFIYSNSYPVKNALPYSNYVTTASKLNNFYYTVTVKKKATVSFLGGSITFNPGWRNKICRYLKETYPETDFHFIAAGIPSLGSLPHAFRVQRDILDSGKTDLLFLEAAVNDRGTDSTTQVRALEGIVRHARNANPYTDVILMAFVDQQKMENYAKGKLSPELFNHELIAKHYNLPYVNLALEVNDKIKNKELTWNDDFKDIHPAYYGQELYFATIRTLLQECVEAKYKVPFKMPVPQVIDKARYENGSYYDLANAKLGKGWQITPDWNPKDGLSTRPGFVHVPVLNADEPGAELTLPFKGNAVGIAVVAGGDAGTISYAVDNGPYKDKDLFTEFSSWLHLPIYHLLGDNLSNGNHMLKIKISDKKNNASKGHACRIVHFLVNNK